Proteins from a single region of Bradyrhizobium diazoefficiens:
- a CDS encoding ABC transporter ATP-binding protein, with translation MAGEIQNPIIRVRDITVQFGATRVLDGLDLDVKRGEILGFVGPSGAGKSVLTRTIIGLVPKVAGSIEVFGVDLDSSSTAQRRNVERRWGVLFQQGALFSSLTVRQNIQFPMREYLRVSQRLMDEITMAKLAMVGLKPEVAERFPSELSGGMIKRVALARALSLDPDLVFLDEPTSGLDPIGAGDFDELVRTLQRTLGLTVFMVTHDLDSLYTACDRIAVLGNGKIIAAGSIADMQASQHPWLRQYFHGKRARAVMS, from the coding sequence ATGGCAGGCGAAATCCAGAATCCCATCATCCGCGTCCGCGACATCACCGTGCAGTTCGGCGCGACGCGCGTGCTCGACGGCCTCGACCTCGACGTCAAGCGCGGCGAGATTCTCGGCTTCGTCGGTCCCTCCGGCGCGGGCAAGTCGGTGCTGACGCGCACCATCATTGGCCTCGTGCCCAAGGTCGCGGGCTCCATCGAGGTGTTCGGCGTCGACCTCGATTCCTCCAGCACGGCGCAGCGCCGCAACGTCGAGCGGCGCTGGGGCGTGCTGTTCCAGCAAGGTGCGCTGTTCTCCTCGCTCACGGTGCGGCAGAACATCCAGTTTCCGATGCGCGAATATCTTCGCGTGTCGCAGCGGCTGATGGACGAGATTACCATGGCCAAGCTCGCCATGGTCGGCCTCAAGCCCGAGGTGGCCGAGCGTTTCCCGTCCGAGCTCTCCGGCGGCATGATCAAGCGCGTGGCGCTGGCACGCGCGCTGTCGCTCGATCCGGACCTTGTCTTCCTGGATGAGCCGACCTCCGGCCTCGATCCGATCGGCGCCGGCGACTTCGACGAACTGGTCAGGACCCTGCAGCGGACTTTGGGGCTGACCGTTTTCATGGTAACCCACGACCTCGACAGCCTTTACACAGCATGTGACCGCATCGCCGTTTTAGGCAACGGTAAGATCATTGCGGCAGGGTCGATCGCCGACATGCAAGCCTCGCAGCATCCCTGGCTGAGGCAGTATTTCCATGGCAAGCGCGCCCGCGCGGTCATGAGTTGA
- a CDS encoding ABC transporter permease codes for MSGDPKLERIAKGNALALCATGTWTASFAPVLERMVADAEELAGGPQSIFIDVSEVAKLDTFGAWLIERLRRSLTQGAVEAQIAGLSANYSSLVDEVRRVRATPVVDAGTITITGMLEQIGRTVAGLAGTVADLIDMLGAVLAAGGRVLIHPRSLRLTSTVHHMEQVCWRAVPIIVLITFLIGCIIAQQGIFHFRRFGADIFVVDMLGVLVLREIGVLLVAIMVAGRSGSAYTAELGSMKMREEIDALRTMGFDPIEVLVLPRMLALVLALPILAFLGAMAALYGGGLVAWLYGGVDPEAFLLRLRDAISIDHFIVGIVKAPVMAAVIGIVACVEGLAVQGSAESLGQHTTASVVKGIFFVIVMDGVFAIFFASIGM; via the coding sequence TTGAGCGGCGATCCGAAGCTGGAGCGGATTGCCAAAGGCAACGCGCTGGCCCTCTGCGCCACCGGAACCTGGACCGCGAGCTTCGCGCCGGTCCTGGAGCGGATGGTGGCCGATGCCGAGGAGCTGGCCGGCGGTCCGCAAAGTATCTTCATCGATGTCTCCGAGGTCGCCAAGCTCGACACCTTTGGTGCCTGGCTGATCGAGCGGCTGCGCCGCAGCCTGACCCAAGGCGCCGTCGAGGCGCAGATCGCCGGCCTCTCGGCCAATTATTCGAGCCTCGTCGACGAGGTGCGGCGGGTCAGGGCCACCCCCGTGGTCGACGCGGGCACAATCACGATCACCGGCATGCTGGAGCAGATCGGCCGGACCGTGGCCGGTCTTGCCGGCACGGTGGCGGACCTGATCGACATGCTCGGCGCGGTGCTCGCTGCGGGCGGACGCGTGCTGATCCATCCGCGTTCGCTTCGCCTGACCTCGACCGTGCATCACATGGAGCAGGTGTGCTGGCGCGCAGTGCCGATCATCGTGCTGATCACCTTCCTGATCGGCTGCATCATCGCGCAACAGGGCATCTTCCATTTCCGCCGCTTTGGCGCCGACATTTTCGTCGTCGACATGCTTGGCGTCTTGGTGCTGCGCGAGATCGGCGTGTTGCTGGTTGCGATCATGGTCGCGGGCCGCTCCGGCAGCGCCTATACCGCCGAGCTCGGCTCGATGAAGATGCGCGAAGAGATCGACGCGCTGCGCACCATGGGGTTCGACCCCATCGAGGTCCTGGTGCTGCCGCGCATGCTGGCCCTGGTGCTGGCGCTGCCGATCCTTGCCTTCCTCGGCGCTATGGCCGCGCTCTATGGCGGCGGCCTCGTCGCCTGGCTCTATGGCGGTGTCGATCCCGAAGCGTTTCTGCTGCGCCTGCGCGACGCCATCTCGATCGATCATTTCATCGTCGGCATCGTCAAGGCGCCGGTGATGGCGGCCGTGATCGGGATCGTCGCCTGCGTCGAGGGCCTGGCCGTGCAGGGCAGCGCGGAATCGCTCGGACAGCACACCACGGCGTCGGTGGTGAAGGGCATCTTCTTCGTCATCGTCATGGACGGCGTGTTCGCCATCTTCTTCGCCTCGATCGGAATGTGA